The following proteins are encoded in a genomic region of Corynebacterium atypicum:
- a CDS encoding NAD(P)-binding domain-containing protein yields the protein MPSYVPIIVIGAGQAGLACAGELVRRGLHPGTDFLVLDANPGPGGAWRHRWDSLTLGAAHGIADLPGLAMKRPDPQVPASRLVAEYYGEYERRFRLQVRRPVRVSRVEPYDGNDSRSPLVVISSAGTWAAGLVVNATGTWDAPFVPAVPGASTFSGWQLHTKDFVRADDFRGKRTVVVGGGLSAVQFLLELEQVTQTVWATRRPPNFTRSWQDPRWGLDVERAVRSRTRAGLRPVSVVRTTGIGLIDRYVAGVRRGLLVSRGMFDRVTRQGVVFGRSAPAAADGLGPSASEDLVLPESWQPFPEGTEVRADVIFWNTGFRAALRHLAPMRLHGAQGISMVDEVTPAADGRVLLVGYASSASTVGANRAGRLAGRKAARWRVGDASPNMSV from the coding sequence CTGCCTAGTTACGTACCCATCATCGTCATCGGTGCTGGCCAGGCAGGCCTGGCCTGCGCCGGCGAATTAGTGCGCCGCGGTCTGCATCCGGGCACAGATTTTCTCGTTCTCGATGCGAACCCCGGCCCCGGGGGCGCCTGGCGGCATCGTTGGGACTCGCTGACGCTAGGAGCAGCGCACGGCATCGCCGACCTGCCCGGGTTAGCGATGAAACGTCCGGATCCGCAGGTGCCCGCGAGCCGCCTGGTTGCTGAATACTACGGGGAGTACGAGCGCCGGTTTCGGCTCCAGGTCCGCCGTCCAGTGCGGGTCAGCAGGGTTGAGCCTTATGACGGGAACGACTCGCGTTCGCCTTTGGTAGTGATTTCATCTGCTGGGACCTGGGCGGCGGGCTTGGTAGTCAACGCGACGGGTACCTGGGACGCGCCCTTCGTCCCGGCTGTGCCCGGGGCATCAACTTTTTCCGGTTGGCAGCTGCACACCAAGGATTTTGTGCGGGCGGACGATTTTCGGGGCAAGCGCACCGTGGTGGTCGGCGGCGGGTTATCGGCCGTGCAGTTCCTTTTGGAACTCGAGCAGGTGACGCAGACGGTGTGGGCTACGAGGCGGCCGCCCAATTTCACGCGCAGCTGGCAGGATCCGCGGTGGGGCCTCGATGTAGAGCGGGCAGTGCGCTCCCGAACTCGTGCGGGATTAAGACCGGTCTCGGTGGTCCGGACCACGGGCATCGGTCTGATCGATCGATATGTGGCCGGAGTGCGGCGCGGGCTGTTGGTCTCGCGCGGCATGTTTGACCGGGTAACTCGGCAGGGCGTTGTGTTTGGCCGGTCGGCCCCGGCGGCAGCGGACGGGTTGGGTCCTTCGGCCAGCGAGGATCTCGTGTTGCCGGAATCTTGGCAACCGTTTCCCGAGGGCACGGAAGTGCGTGCCGATGTGATCTTTTGGAATACCGGGTTCCGCGCGGCGCTGCGGCACCTGGCGCCGATGCGGCTGCACGGTGCACAGGGCATATCCATGGTGGATGAGGTGACGCCCGCCGCGGACGGGCGGGTGTTGCTGGTGGGCTATGCGTCGAGTGCTTCTACCGTGGGAGCGAACCGGGCGGGGCGGTTAGCGGGCCGGAAAGCCGCCCGGTGGCGCGTTGGTGACGCGTCACCTAATATGTCGGTATGA